A genome region from Brachionichthys hirsutus isolate HB-005 unplaced genomic scaffold, CSIRO-AGI_Bhir_v1 contig_959, whole genome shotgun sequence includes the following:
- the LOC137917090 gene encoding cdc42 effector protein 4-like → MPILKQLVSGSQTKRRSRMDLTREMISAPLGDFRHTMHVGRSGDAFGDTSFLSTRSGEPAGTASYPSSPRPSLLSRTFRSSKRSQSVTRVDQQRDDPTLVPGGSPTYVKNAMSLPFLNDGDKRDSMVSKSLSSSPLKQHEEEDEEDGRGGVGAAVASQFLELEEQSFGQLTQLPESSHHYGGGMKHAESVMSFHVDLGPSMLGDILGVMEKEDDDLGYEEGKSSEGRASPPLSTHGEEGDGMLREKYKDPEEQVEGRGELKLLPTLHPGDSLENGGPYIPEYTPETRPKHLQHLDSCSMSSSGSAALDEKPVSQTYAGDTDSATFSAPPGEESNFSSFLEDEDDEIRV, encoded by the coding sequence ATGCCAATCCTGAAACAACTAGTGTCTGGCTCCCAGACCAAGCGGCGCTCACGAATGGACCTGACCAGGGAGATGATCAGCGCCCCGCTCGGTGATTTCCGCCACACCATGCACGTAGGCCGCAGCGGCGATGCCTTCGGAGACACCTCCTTCCTCAGCACCCGCTCGGGCGAACCTGCGGGGACCGCGTCGTACCCCAGCTCTCCTCGGCCCAGTCTCCTGTCTCGTACCTTCAGGAGTAGCAAACGGTCCCAGTCTGTCACCAGAGTGGACCAGCAGAGGGACGACCCCACGCTGGTTCCTGGTGGGTCGCCCACCTATGTGAAGAATGCCATGTCGCTGCCCTTCCTCAATGATGGCGACAAGAGGGACAGCATGGTGTCAAAGAGTTTGTCATCCAGTCCCTTAAAGCAgcacgaggaggaggatgaggaggatgggaGAGGAGGAGTAGGAGCAGCTGTTGCATCTCAATTCCTGGAGCTGGAAGAACAAAGCTTTGGTCAGCTGACCCAGCTTCCGGAGAGCTCCCACCACTACGGCGGCGGCATGAAGCACGCAGAGTCTGTGATGTCTTTCCATGTCGACCTTGGACCCTCTATGCTGGGCGACATTCTGGGGGTGATGGAAAAGGAAGATGACGATCTCGGCTACGAAGAGGGCAAGAGCAGCGAAGGGCGAGCCTCGCCACCTCTCAGCACCCATGGGGAGGAAGGGGATGGCATGCTCAgggaaaaatacaaggatccaGAGGAACAggtggagggaagaggagaactGAAACTGCTGCCCACGCTGCACCCCGGCGACTCTCTTGAGAATGGGGGGCCCTACATCCCAGAGTACACTCCAGAGACGAGGCCCAAACACTTGCAGCATCTAGACAGTTGTTCCATGTCCAGCTCCGGTTCTGCTGCCCTGGATGAGAAACCCGTTAGCCAGACCTATGCAGGAGATACAGACAGCGCCACCTTCAGTGCCCCACCGGGGGAGGAGAGCaatttctcctctttcttggAGGATGAAGACGACGAGATCCGCGTATAA